CACATCCATCAAATACCATATGTTATACTGAATCTTATTGTATTCACAGCAGTCGTTCGGTGGGGATCTCGGACGGATACGCCCGTTTCCACCGACAACCCGTCTGCGGACGACATCGCACCGTAATATTTAATATGCTATCAACCACGGGTTCCTTTTGGTTCAACTGGACGCGGCCTGGCTCGGGAAATGGCGTAAATACGCCTCTCTACCCTCTTTCGCGCCATATCTCTCTGCGCGCCGTGTCATTTCCACCTGAAAGGAAGGGGTCATCTCATGACAGAACAGGACGACGATACCGATTCAGCGATCGATTCCAGTACGGGAACTGATTCCGGGAGCGACCTCATTGATTCGGCGTTCGCTTCCGAGCAGGCTGACGACGAGAGTCGAGATCGGACTGATACCGACAGTCAGCACGGATCTATCGGCGCGTCGTCGCTAGACGACATCGTACTCGACGACGTGGAAGACACTGACGACGCCGGCGAAGCGTCGCGCGGCCTGTTCGACGACCTGCTGAGCGGCGAACCGATCTTCGAGAAGAAAGAAGTACTCCGTCCGTCGTACACGCCTCGCAAACTCCCGCACCGCGAGGACCAGATCAACAACATGGCGACGATTCTCGTCAGTGCGCTCCGCGGTGACACCCCCTCGAATATCCTCATCTACGGCAAGACGGGGACCGGCAAGACTGCCAGTGCCAAGTTCGTCAGCGAGGAACTCGAGTCGACCTCCGAGAAGTACTCCGTCGCCTGCGAAGTCGAGTACATCAACTGTGAGGTCACCGACACTCAGTATCGCGTCCTCGCGCAACTCGCGAACAAGTTCATCGAGAAGAACCGCGATCATATCACCGACCGAATCGACGAACTGGAATCGCTCCGCGAACGCGTGCGTGAGGACGAGTCGTCGCTCACTGAAACCGATTTCGAGTCGATCGGGGACATCGAATCTACGCTCGAATCGCTCCGCGAGGAGCGCGAAGGCTTCGAAGAGGTCCCCATGACCGGCTGGCCGACCGACCGCGTCTACAGCACGTTCTTCGAGGCGGTCGATTACACCGAGCGCGTCGTCGTCATCATGCTCGACGAAATCGACAAACTCGTCGAGAAAAGCGGTGACGATACCCTGTACAACCTCTCGCGGATGAACTCCGAACTGGAGAACTCGAAGGTTTCGATCATCGGCATCTCCAACGACCTGAAATTCACCGACTTTCTCGATCCCCGCGTCAAGTCAAGCCTCGGCGAGGAAGAGATCGTCTTCCCCCCATACGACGCTAACCAGCTCCGGGACATCCTGCAGGCGCGCGCCGAGGTCGCGTTCGAAGACGGTTCGCTTTCCGACGACGTCATCCCGCTGTGTGCGGCCTTTGCGGCGCAGGAACACGGCGACGCTCGGCGTGCACTCGATTTACTCCGGACGGCCGGTGAACTCGCCGAACGGGACAAAACCGACCGCGTCGAGGAAGACCACGTCCGGCAGGCACAGGAAAAGATCGAACTCGATCGCGTCGTTGAGGTCGTCCGCACCCTCCCCACCCAGTCGAAACTCGTCCTCTTTGCGATCATCTTGCTCGAAAAGAACGGCGTCCACAACATCAACACCGGAGAAGTCTACAATATCTACAAGAGCCTCTGCGAGGAGATCGACGCCGACGTGCTCACCCAGCGCCGGGTCACTGACCTCATCTCCGAACTCGACATGCTCGGCATCGTCAACGCCGTCGTCGTCTCGAAGGGCCGATACGGCCGCACGAAGGAGATCTCGCTGTCGGTCCCGATCGACGAGACGGAAGCCGTTCTCCTGAGCGACTCCCGACTGGGCGACATCGAGGACGTCCAGCCGTTCGTTCAGGCCCGGTTCGACCAGTAGCCCAGCGGTTCGATCAGCTGCTCGGTGCCACCTCTATCGTCCGATTCCCCGTCGCGTCCGTCGTGTCCGATGTCGGGTTCGTCACGTTCAACGCCGTCTTCACCGCGCCCGCCTCTGCCCCCAGTCGGATGTTGCCGAGATACGGCACCGAGTACTCGGCGGTCCCGACGATCCACTCTGGTCTGACCGGTCCGCTGGCGATCCCGTTCACCTGGTCGTATGCGCTGTTTGCGTCTCCTTTGGTGATGAATCCCGAGTGGGGTGCAGGACAGCCACGGACGTCCGTTCCACCGGATGTCGACTCCTCACAGACTGCGTCCTCGGGCAGGTACTCTGGGTTGGCCTTGTCGATCCAGTTTTCACCCTCTTCGACCCAGAACATCGCCCGGTGGATGACTGGGGTTCGGCGGTCGCTCCCGTCCGGCTCGTAGACGATCACGTCCCCGTACGCGCCGAACTTCTCGTAGCCGGTTGCCCGTCCCGCTCTCGCGCTGACGACGCCGCTTTCGTGTGCCCCGTCCCCGGGGAACCGATCGGCTTCCATGACGAACACCAGATCACCGCGCTCCATCACCGGCTCCATGCTCCCGCTCTCGATGGCGACCATCGGCGGCCAGACTCCGCTGGCGGTAAAGAGCAACGCGCCGATCAGGACGACGATTCCGACACTGCTGAGCAAATCGTAGAGGTATAGTACCCAGTTCGACTCGTCTCCGTCCGACTCCGTTCCCCGGTGTGTCTTTGGACCCCGATCTGTCGGCTTCGTGTCGGTCGGTTTCTCTCTCACCGACCGCGTGGCGTCGTCTCCCTCGGACCGGGGGACGTCCACGGTCTCCGGTCCCGACTCCGGGCCGTCGTCTTCCATCGTCCGTTCCAACCCGACGGACAGCCACCAATCTTTCGCTTGGTCGTCGCCTCGCTTACCGTCACCCTTTTGCTCGGCGGCGCGAATCCTCGCGGTGTGCCTCTCGAGACGCCCGCCCGGATCGTCAGTGAACTCGCGTCCCGCGGCTACAACGCCGAACGCGATGCCGTGACGCTGCTGGCCGACGCGCCGGACACTGACGCCGCTCTCGATCGGGCCCTCGAAACGCTCCCCGACGACGCACTCAAACTGCGATCCGAGCACGTCCGGGACGCACTCGAAACGGACGACTCGAAACGCTCGCTCGGCGATCGGTCGCTCTCCGACCCGTCCCGATCCGAAGCGACCGCGTCCCCGGACTCCGACGCGACTGTCGATCGTGATTCGCCGTCTACTCCCGAGCGCTCGGCTGGGCCAACGACGGACAACACATCTGTTTCGACTGGAGAGGAACAGCCCCAAAATCAAAATACAGCTACAACTTCTCCAGTTGAAACAAGAGGGGTCAGAAGTTCCGATTCTGACCGACAGACGAGGGGCCGTGAAATCGATCCCGACCGGCTTTCGGTCGAGATCGACGGCGACATGACCGGCCAGTCGACCGGGACGGGCGAGTACAGCGATTTCGTCGCCGTCTTTCGAGATCGATACGAACGCCTCTCGAAGCAGCTTCGCGGCCGGGTCAACCACCGCCCGACCGACGCGCTGGAATCGCTGCCCGGCAACGAGGACGCCGCAGTCGTCGGGATGGTCTCGGACATCCGATCGACCGCCAGCGGCCACTGGCTGATCGAACTCGAGGACACCAACGGAACCTTTCCGACGCTGGTGATGAAAGACCGGCCGATCGCCGACCTCGTGTCCGAGCTGTTGCTCGACGAGGTGATCGCCGTCGAGGGGACGCTTGCCGACGACGGTGGCATCCTCTTCGTCGACTCGCTGCACTTCCCGGACATTCCCCGCACCCACGAACCTTCGACCGCGGATCGACCGGTAAAGGCCGCCCTCATCAGTGACGTCCACGTCGGGAGCCAGGAGTTCAAAGCCGACGCCTGGCATCGCTTCGCCGACTGGCTCCACACCGACGACGCCGAGGGCGTCGAGTATCTGCTGATCGCGGGCGACATGGTCGAGGGCGTCGGCGTCTATCCCGATCAGGACGAGGAACTGGACGTCATCGACGTCTACGACCAGTACGAGCGCTTCTCGGAGTACCTCAAGGAAGTGCCAGGCGACATGGAAATCGTCATGATTCCGGGCAACCACGACGCCGTCCGCCTGGCCGAACCCCAGCCCGCCTTCGATTCGGAACTCCGACAGACGATGTCCGCCCACGACGCCCGTTTCACCTCCAATCCTTCGCTGGTCACGATCGAGGGCGTTTCGGTGCTGATGTATCACGGGGTCAGCCTCGACGAAGTGATCGCCGAACTGCCCGACGAGAAGGCCTCCTACGACGAGCCGCACAAGGCGATGTATCAGCTCCTCAAGAAGCGCCACGTCGCCCCCCAGTACGGCGGGCACACGCGACTTGCACCCGAAACGAGGGACTACCTCATCATCGACGAGGTCCCGGACGTCTTCCACGCCGGCCACGTCCACAAACTGGGCTATGGCAAGTACCACAACGTGTTGACGATCAACTCGGGCTGCTGGCAGGCCCAGACGGACTTCCAGAAGAGCGTCAACATCGACCCGGACGCCGGGTTCGCGCCGATCGTCGATCTGGAGACGCTGGAGCTTACCGTTCGGAGTTTCGGGTAAATCTTATAACACCGGTCTCAATCGTCGTCAGCGGTGTACAGGCGGTACAAGGCGACTGCCCCGGGGTCGTCCGGAAATCGGAGATTTCCGTGATCATGAGAATCAAAGATTCTCGGACGACTTGACCCCGGGGTTGAAGCCGACAGCATTAATGCACAAAATACGCTCCAAAACACTTTTTGAGTTTCAGAACGTATCAAAACGTGTGTCAAAACGATATACAGTGACAGTCCCAGATGAAGATGGGGAGTGGCTTGATGACCAGCCTCATCTCTCACCGAGTGGACTGCTACAAAAAGCAATCCAAGAACAGCGAGAAAAAGAAGAATCTGACTAACCACGATGAAACACACGCTTCGCTTCCGTGCGTACCTTTCCGACGGCGTGGCGAGCGAAGCGTGGCGGCAAATCGACATTCTTCGACAGATTCGCAATCACGCTGTCCGAGACTACTATAGTAGTGACTACAACAACCGGCCATCCGACTACGACCAACACGACAAACTCACCGAGTGGACAGACCGTTGGCTGACGTTTGCCGAACCCTCGCAACACGCCGCTCAACAGGCCATAAGCCAAATCCACGACGATATTAAGACACTCCAAGAGCGGCGAGACGAAGGCTACGATGTTGGGCGGTTGCGGTGGCAAGGCAAAGGTGAATTTCGGTCAGTGTCGTACAATCAGTCCAGTCGCTTCAACGTGGATAACAACACGGGCAACGATCGATTCGTGCGACTTCGACTCGAAAAGATTGGCTGGTTCAAGATTCGAGCAGAACGTGACGTACCACCAGCAGACGACATTGATGAGGTTATCCTCAAGAAAGAGACAACTGGTGAATGGTATGTCTCACTCGTGACCACTGTGGAAGACACGCCCGAGAAACCGCCGCTCAGAGACATTGACCCCGAGGACTGCGTAGGTGTTGACCTTGGCATTACCAGCTACATCCACACCTCGGAGAATCTGTCTGTGGACACGCTTGACCTGTCCGATGAGTACGACCGCTATGCACGCGAACAGCGGAGACTCGCCCGGAAAGAACATGGCTCTGCCAACTGGGAGAACCAACGTCGGAAGGTCGCACAAGCAAAACGGACAATCAAGCGGAAGGTGCGAGACTACCAGCATAAGTTGACGACGTGGCTCGTCACAGAATACGACGTTGTGGCCGTTGAAGACTTGAATGTGAAGCCGATGCTGGAAACCAGTCAGAACGCCAAAAACAAGCAAGACGCCGCGTGGTCGCAGTTTCTTGAATTGTTGGAATACAAAGCTGACCTGCACGGCACACACGTTGTGGAAGTGGAGCCAGCAGGCACGACGAAAGAGTGCGCTGTGTGTGGTGTCGAAACAGCCAAGCCACTCTGGGTACGCGAACATTCCTGTCCGGCGTGCGGCCACTCGCAAGACCGCGACCTGAACGCGGCGAAGAATATTCTCTCTCGTGGTTTGAAGCAGATAGGGGCGGGACGCTCCGAATCAACGCCTGTGCAGACTGCGCTCCCTACGTTCACACCTCAGCGAGAGGTTGTGGATGCAAAGCGCGTCGTTGAAGCAGGAAGCCCCGGGGTCGTACGGAAGACATCGTCTTCCGTGATGACGAGAGACGGAGTCTCTCGAACCACTTGACCCCGGGGTGGGTTCACGCACCGCCGCGGCGTTTGACTCGCGCTACGACCATCCGCTGTTCGTCCGACTTGAACGCCACTGAAAGTCTGAACCCACCGACGCGGACCTTCTTGTAGGGGCTGTTTTGGAGCGGCTCCCCGTAGTCCGGTGGATCTCGCCACGGAGAATCGACGATTTCGTCGAGTTTGTCGAGTATCCGGTCCTGTTCTTCGGGGGTGAACGTAGCGAGATCCTCCTCTGCGTCCGTCGCCAGTTCCCACTCCCAGCCGTCGTCACTCATCGTCCGTTCCGAACCGCTCGCGGGCTTCGTCTGCAGTCAGTGTCCGACCCTCACGTATGTCTTCTTCAGCGGCGAGAAGCGCGACGAGTTCGTCCCGATCGAACGTCGGAAACTCGACCGCGTCTCGAAGCGTATAGCGGATAAACTCGCTCCGGCTGTTGAACCCCCGTCCTTGCCACGTGTCGTCGATCTCTTCGAGAAATGATTCCGTGACTTTAAAATTCACTGTCAATATCTCGTCGTCGCCGTCACCGCTCGTAATTGCTCCAGACATATTTTGCACATACGAGCGTCTTACGCATAGTCGTTTTGTATCTTCCTGTGCCGATGGCGTCAACACTTGCCGTCTGTCACTCCTCACGGCGATACCGGACGCGAGGGGATGGTTATACGGGCACGACGCGCCAACGACCGGACGAACGATGACTGACGACGACCGCGGATTCGAGACGAACGCCCTCCACGTCGGGCAGGAAGAACCCGACCCTGCCACGGGCGCACGCGCACCGCCGATCTATCAGACGACCAGCTACGTCTTCGAGGACGCCGAAGACGCCGCCCAGCAGTTCGCCCTCGAGAAGCCGGGCCACATCTACTCTCGGCTCATGAACCCGACCACGGGACTGCTCCAGGAACGACTCGCCGCGCTCGAAGGCGGCGTCGGTGCCGTCGCGACCGCCTCGGGGATGAGCGCGCTGAATCTCACGACCTTCCTGCTGGCGGACGTCGGCGATAACGTCGTCACCGCCTCGGCGCTGTACGGCGGGACCTATACCTACTTCAGCCATACCGCGCCGCGCAACGGCGTCGAGGCGCGCTTCGTCGACACGCTGGATTACGACGCCTACGACGAGGCGATCGACGAGGACACCGCCTACGTCCACCTCGAAACGATCGGTAACCCCGCGCTGGTGACGCCCGACATCGAGCGCGTCGCCGACATCGCCCACGACCACGGCGTCCCGCTGTTCGTCGACAACACCTTTGCGACGCCGTATCTGTCGAACCCGATCGAACACGGTGCAGACCTGGTCTGGGAGTCGACGACCAAGTGGATCCACGGCTCGGGCACGACCGTCGGCGGCGTCGTCGTCGACGGCGGCACGTTCCCCTGGGAAGAGTACGCCGAAGACTACCCCGAGATCGCCGGCGACAACCCCGCCTATCACGGCGTCAACTTCGCCGATCGGTTCGGCGAGGCGGCGTTCACCTATGCCGCGATCGCTCGCGGACTGCGCGATCTGGGCAACCAGCAGTCGCCGTTCGACGCCTGGCAGACGATCCAGGGGCTGGAGTCGCTGCCGATGCGGATGGAACGCCACTCCGAGAACGCCCAGCTGGTGGCCGAGTATCTCGACGACCACGACGAGGTCGCCTGGGTCAACTACCCCGGGCTGGAGAGCCACGAAACGCACGACAACGCTTCGGAGTATCTCGAGGGTGGCTACGGCGGCATGATCACCTTCGGCCTCGAGGCCGGCTACGAGGCCGCCCGCGAGACCGTCGAGTCGGCCGAACTGGCCAGTCTCCTGGCGAACGTCGGCGACGCCAAGACGCTTGTCATCCACCCGGCTTCGACGACCCACCAGCAACTCACCGCCGAGGAGAAGGCAGCTGCCGGCGTCAGAGACGATATGGTCCGGCTCTCCGTCGGCGTCGAAGACCCGACAGACATCATTGGCGATCTGGATCAGGCGATCGCGCAAGCGACGCAGTGAGGCTTCGTTGTTTCGTCTTGGCTGTCGCCCTCCAACAGTCGCGATCAGTCCTCAGCGCCGTCCCGAACGGCAACCGCCATCCCGGTCTCGAAATCCAGCATGTCCCCGGCCGGCAGTTCTGCGCGACCGACGGCCAGCAGATCGCCCCTGTGATGGGTCACGAGGACCTCGTCGCCGGGCCGCACGTTCGGATCGACCTCGCGGACGAACTTCGCGAAGACGTTCTTGCCGTCGCGAACGAACGGTTCGCTCTCGTCGCCGACGACGATCCGGTAGTCGGGATGCGGGAGCGATTCGTGCAGTCGACGCCCGCCGGCCAGTCCGAGCGTGAACCGGCCCGTCGTGCTGTAGGTCACGAGCCGACCGTCCGGCGCGATGATCTGTCGAGGCCGACCGGACGTCGAGCGCGTAATCTCCAGATCGGGGTCGTCGAACAGCGCCGCACCGTCCGGCCCGAACTGGTAGGTCACGACCCGCGCTAGCGTGTCGAGATCCATTTCGGAGGCGGCCTCTGTCATGCCTCGTGGTCGGACACGGGCGGGCAAACGCCTTTCGACACGGGGTCGTCCCTGCGGGAATCGCCGCTACGGTTGCGTTTATCTGTCGACTGCCCGAAGCGGGTCGTATGGCAACGGACACCCGAAAACTCGCTGTCGGCGGTGGCCTGCTTTCCGTCTCCAGCGTCGTGATCATCGCGCTGGGCGTGGCCGACCTCCCGGTCGTCGTCGGGGCCGTCGCCGCGCTCGGCCTGGCGGCAGGTGCCCTGCTGGTCGGCACGTCCGAGGGCGGTCGTCCAGTCTGAGAACGACCAACACTAGAGCAGAAACCGGTCGGGATCGGACCCGAGGTCGATGAAGCCGTCAGCCGCCGCGATGAGATCTTCGGCCGTCGATTCCTCGAACGCGATCACGTCGACTCTGACGCCCTCGTGCTGGAGGTGTCTGCAGAGTCGCGTGAAGTCGCCGTCGCCGGTACACAGCGCGACGGCGTCGATGTGTTCGGCCAGCGAGACGGCGTCGAGACTCATTCCGACGTCCCAGTCGGCCTTCTTCGAGCCGTCGCCGAAGGTCCGGATCTCCTTGATCCGGGTCTCGAAGCCGATGTCGACCAAGGCGTCGAAAAACGACTCTTCCTCGGGCGCGTTGGCCTTGATCACGTAGGCGATCGCCCGCGTGAGCGACCGCCCGTCGACTGCCGCGTCGAGCAACTCCGCGTAGTCGATGTTGCGTTCGTGGAGGCTCCTGGCGGTGTGATAGAGGTTCTGTGAATCCGCGAGGACCGCGACCCGCTGTGTCCCGTGCGTCTCGCTTCTGGTCATCGGGTAGCGTTCCTCGGCCCTCCCTGAAAGCGCTTGTGACTCCCCCGCGTGACTTGTATCGGCCGTCCACTCACGCACGGCTGTCGAAACACGGGAAACAGAATATGAAAGAATATTTAATAAAAGTCGTTACGAATACGCGAGTCCATCTCAGGACGAATATCGGACTATGAAGCGCTGAAAATCTACAACTACGGCAGTTGTTGCGGATCTTTGGACTGGATCTGAACTACAACAACGACGGTAGTTAAGAAAATTGATAAGTCTTATACGTGGTCGCAGCCAACGTAGAAGTGTATGATAGCCCAAAAGACAACCGTTGCTGACGAGGAACAGTCCACCCGGAACGACGCCCCTTCTATCGAAGTGTGGCTGATGGCGGTCACCACCGGCGTGTGACGACCAAACTGTTTTGCTGACGGACGTTTTCGGCCCTGTATGGACAGCGAGCGACTGGTTTCGGTCCTCAAGAGCGGCGGGCTCTCGCGCTATCAGGCCCAGGCGTACGTCGCGTTGCTCGAACTCGGGACCGCCTCGGCCGGCGACCTGGCGGACGCCAGCGGCGTTCCCCAGCCCCGGATCTACGACGTCTTGCGGGATCTCGAGGCCGACGGGTACGTCGAGACGTACGAGGGCGAGACCCTTCAGGCTCGGATCCACGATCCGGCGGCGCTCGTCTCGGATCTGAGCACCCGGATCGCCCAGTTCCAGTCGGCCACCGACGAGATCGAACACCGCTGGACGGAGCCGGAACCGACCGGCCAGGAGGCGGCGATCGTCGCGCAGTTCGAGACGGTGCTCACGCGAACGATCGAGTTCATCGAGGACGCCAACAACTACGTCCAGCTGTCGGTTACACCGGGGCAGATCGAACAGCTCGAGCCGACGCTGCGAGCGGCTCACGAGGACGGCATCTACGTCCAGCTCGCGATCCACTCGTTCGGCGAGGACGAGTTGCCCGACGAGGAATACCTCGCCGGGATCTGTACCGAGGCACGCGTCCGTGAGCGACCGGCGGCGTTTCTGGCACTGATCGACCAGCAACAGGTCGGGTATGCGCTCCACGTCGATTCCCCCAGCGAGTACGGCATGCTCATCGACGATCGGGGGCTCGCCTACGTCTTCTCGTGGTTCTTCTCGACGATGCTGTGGGAGCTGTGGGACACCCACTACGACGGCCGCTCGAGCGACCCTCCGATACGCTACTTCGAGATCAGGCGAGCGATCCCCGAGATCGAAGCGTTGCTCGAGGAGGGCGCGACCGTCCACGTCCGGATTACTGGCCAGTGGGTCGACAGCCGCCGTCCCTGCCAGCTCGTCGGCACTGTCACCGAGGTCTCCTACGAGGGGGAGCACCTCGACGAGGGACCGACCACACTCAGGGACCTCGTCGGCCGGGCCAGCCTCGTCGTCGAGACCGACGGTGGCACGTTCTCCGTCGGTGGCATCGGCACGCATCTGGAGGACGTCGAGACCGACCAGATTGTCGTCGAGGAGATCGAACCCTAGGGGGTCGGCAGCGACACGTCCTCGCCGTCGGCGTAGACCGTCGGTTCGCGGACGATCCCGTCGAGATGCAGCGGCGCTTCGGTGTCGCCGCCGATCGAGGCGTCGTCGCCGATCGCGAAGTGGACCGTCCCGCCCGCCTTCTCGTCGAGCAGGACCGACCCGACCAGCTGCTCGACGGCGACGTTCGTCCCGATCCCCAGCTCGGCGAGGTTGTAGGCCGCGTCGCCGACCTCCTCGGCCCCTTCCTCGACCTGCTCGCGGATCGCGTCGTCCTCGATGGCGGTGACCTGCCCGTCTTCGACCTCGAAGGCGACCGTCTGTCCGCCTTCGAGTAGCCCGTGGGGTCGCATCGTCCCGTCGACGACGACTCGACCGTTCGCGGTCGCGGGACTGACGAACACTTCGCCGGCGGGTAGGTTCGAGAACGAACCCGGCTCGTGGACGATCCCGGTGTCCTCCTGCCACTCTCGGTCACCGGGCTCGAGCGTGATGTCCGTCCCCGACGGCGCGGTCACCCGGATCTCCGTCGCGTTTCCGACCGCCGCGAGGACGCGATTGCAGTGTTCTCGGATCGATTCGTAATCGGCGTCGAGCCCGCGCGTGAACACGTCCTCGGTGATTCCCGGGAGCGTCGCCGCACGCGCACCGCCGTCGGTGGCAGCCGAGCGCGCCCGGGTGTGGCTGAGGCTCTTTGTCGTCGGTGCGAGCAGTACGTCCGGTTCGCGCATGGCCGCTGCGACCGTCGCCGGGGGCTCCTCGCCGTGCTGGTCGCCCGGCGGATACCGGACGATCGTCGTGTCACCGGTAATCTCGCTCGCGACGTCGTACAGCACTTTGCCGATCTTCCAGCGCTTGTCGTCGGTAATGATCGCACAGGACTCGCCCGATTGCAGTCCCATGCACTGGTTCAGCGCCGTCTCGGCCGCGACGCGCAAGTCGTCAGTCATGCACCGGCCTGCGGGCGGGACGGGGTTAGGCGTTTCTCTTACTGTACGTCCGTTCCGACTCGACCGTGCGACAGCGTGGTCATACTGGCAACTCGGTACAACGGTCACTCGAGGTCGTGGAACTCGACGTCACCGGTCTCGGTGTCGAGGACGACCGCCGCCGGCGCTCCGGGCGCGTCGGGGATCGGGATCCCGCCGGGATTGAGATGGACCGTCTCTCCGCGTCGTTCGTGGACCCGTTCGTGGGTGTGACCCCGGCAGACGTAGTCGTAGTTGTCGCTCTCGAGCAAGGCGTCGACGATCGGCTCGCTCGTGCCGTGATAGACGGCGAACTCCGCCCCATCAAGTGTCAGTTCTCCGAACTCTCGAAAGTAGGTGCCGAACCCTTCGACAGCGTTCTCGAGCCCCCACTCGCCGTCGTTGTTCCCTCGCACGGCGTAGAACTCGAAGTCCGACTCGAAGGCCGACGCCGAGAACGGGGCGACGATGTCGCCGCAGTGGATCACCGCGTCGACGCCCTCCCGGTTGAACGTATCGACCGCCTGCTCGACGATGCTCCCGTTGTCGTGG
This window of the Halapricum desulfuricans genome carries:
- a CDS encoding Cdc6/Cdc18 family protein; translation: MTEQDDDTDSAIDSSTGTDSGSDLIDSAFASEQADDESRDRTDTDSQHGSIGASSLDDIVLDDVEDTDDAGEASRGLFDDLLSGEPIFEKKEVLRPSYTPRKLPHREDQINNMATILVSALRGDTPSNILIYGKTGTGKTASAKFVSEELESTSEKYSVACEVEYINCEVTDTQYRVLAQLANKFIEKNRDHITDRIDELESLRERVREDESSLTETDFESIGDIESTLESLREEREGFEEVPMTGWPTDRVYSTFFEAVDYTERVVVIMLDEIDKLVEKSGDDTLYNLSRMNSELENSKVSIIGISNDLKFTDFLDPRVKSSLGEEEIVFPPYDANQLRDILQARAEVAFEDGSLSDDVIPLCAAFAAQEHGDARRALDLLRTAGELAERDKTDRVEEDHVRQAQEKIELDRVVEVVRTLPTQSKLVLFAIILLEKNGVHNINTGEVYNIYKSLCEEIDADVLTQRRVTDLISELDMLGIVNAVVVSKGRYGRTKEISLSVPIDETEAVLLSDSRLGDIEDVQPFVQARFDQ
- a CDS encoding S24/S26 family peptidase; the protein is MEDDGPESGPETVDVPRSEGDDATRSVREKPTDTKPTDRGPKTHRGTESDGDESNWVLYLYDLLSSVGIVVLIGALLFTASGVWPPMVAIESGSMEPVMERGDLVFVMEADRFPGDGAHESGVVSARAGRATGYEKFGAYGDVIVYEPDGSDRRTPVIHRAMFWVEEGENWIDKANPEYLPEDAVCEESTSGGTDVRGCPAPHSGFITKGDANSAYDQVNGIASGPVRPEWIVGTAEYSVPYLGNIRLGAEAGAVKTALNVTNPTSDTTDATGNRTIEVAPSS
- a CDS encoding DNA-directed DNA polymerase II small subunit, whose product is MPLETPARIVSELASRGYNAERDAVTLLADAPDTDAALDRALETLPDDALKLRSEHVRDALETDDSKRSLGDRSLSDPSRSEATASPDSDATVDRDSPSTPERSAGPTTDNTSVSTGEEQPQNQNTATTSPVETRGVRSSDSDRQTRGREIDPDRLSVEIDGDMTGQSTGTGEYSDFVAVFRDRYERLSKQLRGRVNHRPTDALESLPGNEDAAVVGMVSDIRSTASGHWLIELEDTNGTFPTLVMKDRPIADLVSELLLDEVIAVEGTLADDGGILFVDSLHFPDIPRTHEPSTADRPVKAALISDVHVGSQEFKADAWHRFADWLHTDDAEGVEYLLIAGDMVEGVGVYPDQDEELDVIDVYDQYERFSEYLKEVPGDMEIVMIPGNHDAVRLAEPQPAFDSELRQTMSAHDARFTSNPSLVTIEGVSVLMYHGVSLDEVIAELPDEKASYDEPHKAMYQLLKKRHVAPQYGGHTRLAPETRDYLIIDEVPDVFHAGHVHKLGYGKYHNVLTINSGCWQAQTDFQKSVNIDPDAGFAPIVDLETLELTVRSFG
- a CDS encoding RNA-guided endonuclease InsQ/TnpB family protein, translating into MKHTLRFRAYLSDGVASEAWRQIDILRQIRNHAVRDYYSSDYNNRPSDYDQHDKLTEWTDRWLTFAEPSQHAAQQAISQIHDDIKTLQERRDEGYDVGRLRWQGKGEFRSVSYNQSSRFNVDNNTGNDRFVRLRLEKIGWFKIRAERDVPPADDIDEVILKKETTGEWYVSLVTTVEDTPEKPPLRDIDPEDCVGVDLGITSYIHTSENLSVDTLDLSDEYDRYAREQRRLARKEHGSANWENQRRKVAQAKRTIKRKVRDYQHKLTTWLVTEYDVVAVEDLNVKPMLETSQNAKNKQDAAWSQFLELLEYKADLHGTHVVEVEPAGTTKECAVCGVETAKPLWVREHSCPACGHSQDRDLNAAKNILSRGLKQIGAGRSESTPVQTALPTFTPQREVVDAKRVVEAGSPGVVRKTSSSVMTRDGVSRTT
- a CDS encoding type II toxin-antitoxin system RelE family toxin produces the protein MSDDGWEWELATDAEEDLATFTPEEQDRILDKLDEIVDSPWRDPPDYGEPLQNSPYKKVRVGGFRLSVAFKSDEQRMVVARVKRRGGA
- a CDS encoding ribbon-helix-helix domain-containing protein; the encoded protein is MSGAITSGDGDDEILTVNFKVTESFLEEIDDTWQGRGFNSRSEFIRYTLRDAVEFPTFDRDELVALLAAEEDIREGRTLTADEARERFGTDDE
- a CDS encoding O-acetylhomoserine aminocarboxypropyltransferase/cysteine synthase family protein, whose translation is MTDDDRGFETNALHVGQEEPDPATGARAPPIYQTTSYVFEDAEDAAQQFALEKPGHIYSRLMNPTTGLLQERLAALEGGVGAVATASGMSALNLTTFLLADVGDNVVTASALYGGTYTYFSHTAPRNGVEARFVDTLDYDAYDEAIDEDTAYVHLETIGNPALVTPDIERVADIAHDHGVPLFVDNTFATPYLSNPIEHGADLVWESTTKWIHGSGTTVGGVVVDGGTFPWEEYAEDYPEIAGDNPAYHGVNFADRFGEAAFTYAAIARGLRDLGNQQSPFDAWQTIQGLESLPMRMERHSENAQLVAEYLDDHDEVAWVNYPGLESHETHDNASEYLEGGYGGMITFGLEAGYEAARETVESAELASLLANVGDAKTLVIHPASTTHQQLTAEEKAAAGVRDDMVRLSVGVEDPTDIIGDLDQAIAQATQ
- a CDS encoding PUA domain-containing protein, whose amino-acid sequence is MTEAASEMDLDTLARVVTYQFGPDGAALFDDPDLEITRSTSGRPRQIIAPDGRLVTYSTTGRFTLGLAGGRRLHESLPHPDYRIVVGDESEPFVRDGKNVFAKFVREVDPNVRPGDEVLVTHHRGDLLAVGRAELPAGDMLDFETGMAVAVRDGAED
- a CDS encoding LabA-like NYN domain-containing protein, with the translated sequence MTRSETHGTQRVAVLADSQNLYHTARSLHERNIDYAELLDAAVDGRSLTRAIAYVIKANAPEEESFFDALVDIGFETRIKEIRTFGDGSKKADWDVGMSLDAVSLAEHIDAVALCTGDGDFTRLCRHLQHEGVRVDVIAFEESTAEDLIAAADGFIDLGSDPDRFLL